The following proteins are encoded in a genomic region of Gimesia algae:
- a CDS encoding FadR/GntR family transcriptional regulator — MTLIQKVPPHSLALELSERIRHRIQSAEFTDGDFFLTEAELAEEYQVSRRIAREAVNRLCALGLLEGRKRKGLIVRHPDPVEVWANCLPSLARSQEKLAELASFRYALEVGAVELAIKNASEAQIEALAELAEQFKQIARQKKDRPRRIGIEREFHGLILEMSGVPLIADMQKLLATLFETSYPTRKSPMLDDDVNERIIWQHFELVSAIQDRDVERARSVMRAHLKYLLMPEREID, encoded by the coding sequence ATGACACTTATTCAAAAAGTACCGCCTCATTCATTGGCGCTGGAACTGTCTGAACGCATTCGGCATCGAATCCAGTCCGCTGAATTTACGGACGGCGATTTTTTTCTAACCGAAGCCGAACTGGCTGAAGAATATCAGGTTTCGCGGCGCATTGCCCGCGAAGCAGTCAACCGCCTGTGTGCCCTGGGTCTGCTGGAAGGTCGTAAGCGTAAAGGGCTGATCGTCCGCCACCCCGATCCCGTGGAAGTCTGGGCCAACTGCCTCCCTTCACTGGCACGTTCGCAGGAAAAACTGGCCGAACTCGCTTCGTTCCGCTATGCCCTGGAAGTCGGCGCAGTCGAACTCGCTATCAAAAATGCCAGTGAAGCACAAATTGAAGCGCTGGCAGAACTCGCCGAACAGTTCAAACAGATTGCCCGCCAGAAGAAAGATCGCCCGCGCCGCATCGGAATTGAACGCGAGTTTCATGGCCTGATTCTGGAGATGTCCGGCGTGCCACTGATCGCCGACATGCAGAAACTGTTGGCCACTCTCTTTGAAACTTCGTATCCCACACGGAAGTCTCCCATGCTGGATGATGATGTCAATGAACGCATCATCTGGCAGCACTTTGAACTGGTCAGCGCGATTCAGGATCGCGACGTAGAACGGGCACGCTCAGTCATGCGGGCTCACTTGAAATATCTGTTGATGCCGGAACGGGAAATCGACTGA